The sequence TGTTGCagcgaaattaaaattcagaGCTCGTTAATAGTAACCTATTGTTATTATCGCCGAAGCACGAGCATTTCGGCTGCActtgaggaaaaaaaaaatgagtcaTGGGAAATATCGGAAATATTGCCAATACGTCTCGTTTCCCTGAAAGGACATTCGACGAGAATATCGCTTTTACAAACGGCCGAGTGTTTAGTTTTTGCGGATAGCCATGagcgttttaattttacaaataaatatcctCTCTcctcgatttaaaaaaaaaaaaacctcaaACAGCCCGCGGGTTAACTTCCGTGTCAATAAAGCGAcagatgattttttttttggaatCTTGCAGCTGCAACATtaaacgttatttattaagtCACACTTTTATCAAAAGTTTTGCTTGTGTACAAACGCataaacaaattatgaaataacttttcaatttattatgaatatatcTTTAGAATTAATTACGTTACACCTTGCACATTTACgtatatttgtttaacatgtttatattaaacaataattattaaacaccCACactgagatatttttttaatacaagcGATATAAttgttcaataattttttatgctcaagtatttaaacattttattaaatcgcgAGGGATCAATGACGAAAGTTCAATGACTAATAAAGagtaattgataaaattcatCGATCCAAATTGCAAACAGTGGCGAATACGAGTCGGCATTGGTGCTGTACCATCGAGCAGCTATTGTGTGCCCGCATGACAGCAGCCATAGCGCGGCGGCGCGACGCACCGCGGCTACGATAAGCTCGTGGAATAATTCGGAAAAAAGCCCGGCGATGGATGACGCAATTTCGAGGATGACCGCGAGCCGCGAGAGCGTGACCCTGAAAGCGCGCGACGCCTCGAGGTCCTTTGACAACCTGTCGATTATCCCCGACGTTCTCAAGTAAGCGTAGACGAAAGACTCGTTCATACCTAACGTGTAATCGTAGGAAtcgtattttaatttgaaaagtttATCCACAAATACTTTAAGGGTTCTCATTATACCCCAATCTTTCGGCATTCAAGATTAAATATCGCGTTGATTGCGTCTTTTTAGATAGAAAATTAGAACTAAGATTAAAGTTGGGAAAAAATATACCTTTTCCTTCGTCTCAAGCGAACATTTATATCCTGGAAATTCAGTTCAAAGAAAAGCTCTCATTTTTTGATGAGTTGAAACTAACGAATTGATGAAGGTTACTAAGTATCTCGATGGTTCACGAGGGATCAAAGagtttttcttcctctttcacCTTAGATATCTCGATAGCCACGGGAAGACCTCCCACAAAATTTTCCCCGCGACGGGGCCGCTGGCCGCCAAACTAATTCGATCCGGGACGATGCTGAAGCACGTCAATAGTCGCGCCAACGCCATGCTGAAGAGCTTGAAGGCTAACTTCGACGCTGGCAAGATGCGGACCTCTCTGAGACTCGCCGAGGACCTGCTGACCTTGTCTTCCGGCCTGGCGGATCCATGCCGGCACGGAATACCGGTGTACCGGTACCTGGCCCTGATCCACGCGGCCCTGGGGAGACACGACCGAGCGTGCGGTAGCGTCGCTAAGCTGGTAAGGCTGTCGAGGAGCACCGGGGACGTCGTGCTGCTGTCGCAGGCTCTCATGATCCTGGTCAGGGTGCACCTCAGCTTCGGCCATCTAGAGGCAGCCGCACGGGCTCTGGAAAATCTGTCGGTCCACGTCGATCATCCGGTGCCGCGTGCCTGGCTCCACCACGAGATTGGACGCTGCCATTTGGAGACGGGGAAGTACGTCAAGGCGTTGCGCAAGGCGACGCAGTGCCGGGAGTGCGCGGAGGAGGCGGGCTCGAAGAAGTGGACCTTCCACGCCGACCTGCTGCGGGCGCAGTGCCTGGCGATGCTGGGTCGTTTCGCCGGTGATGATTCTATTTCTCAAACCGTCGTTCCAAGTCTTTCCGGGAGCGCATCCCTTTTCTTCttgttcttcttctttctaGCCCAATTTCTTAGCCCAACGAGTCCTATGAGTCGAACAAAGTTGTGACGCGCCGCTGCTAGAATTGCTCAtatccctttctctctctttctctttctctttatcttttcttctttcttctttctcttccttttttattgGAATTTCAGCAAAGTTTTCAAAAGGTAACTTCTAGCCTTCGAAATTTTCCCAGGATATAACATCGTGATCTTTCGCCATTTTCGTTTTACTACGAAGAGTGTAACGCACAATTTTCCgtaatttttacgttttatcTGAAGCgcttgaaaaaaatgtatcgtgTAAAACGTCTGGTTATATCAGAACTGTGTGACTG is a genomic window of Monomorium pharaonis isolate MP-MQ-018 chromosome 7, ASM1337386v2, whole genome shotgun sequence containing:
- the LOC118646515 gene encoding tetratricopeptide repeat protein 25-like: MAGTSTRWKLTGAVHDLDVTRRTVENAESRARLQAKTSASKLSRGNSRQYAQALHRQADELCQRNSSIQIANSGEYESALVLYHRAAIVCPHDSSHSAAARRTAATISSWNNSEKSPAMDDAISRMTASRESVTLKARDASRSFDNLSIIPDVLKNLETNELMKVTKYLDGSRGIKEFFFLFHLRYLDSHGKTSHKIFPATGPLAAKLIRSGTMLKHVNSRANAMLKSLKANFDAGKMRTSLRLAEDLLTLSSGLADPCRHGIPVYRYLALIHAALGRHDRACGSVAKLVRLSRSTGDVVLLSQALMILVRVHLSFGHLEAAARALENLSVHVDHPVPRAWLHHEIGRCHLETGKYVKALRKATQCRECAEEAGSKKWTFHADLLRAQCLAMLGRFAGDDSISQTVVPSLSGSASLFFLFFFFLAQFLSPTSPMSRTKL